A window from Zingiber officinale cultivar Zhangliang chromosome 7A, Zo_v1.1, whole genome shotgun sequence encodes these proteins:
- the LOC122000453 gene encoding uncharacterized protein LOC122000453 isoform X2 gives MDSTSSSASSSPSPSPSPSRYGIVEMELDAAVALANLAGQAAAVGTSTPTQDNPTQGICSSSAAAEHSSDMAGSSSLRPSTKRGTRQSMTQAEKEERRMRRVLANRESARQTIRRRQALRDELTKKVAYLRLENDSMKLEKELATQEYLSLRDTNAMLKEQIAITVRGEIDINSAATEMEPSDQQTAAGSVRPLFVPACAWFLPLPHEGSTGIGSSSSLTPCQSAAENEKGPRGDLQVKLATTEDEQYQDAGSRQIQTPDEVLHKVATASAAAAEARKRRKELTKLKHHYAR, from the exons ATGGACTCCACATCCAGCTCCGCGTCctcttccccttccccttccccttccccgTCACGCTACGGCATAGTGGAGATGGAGCTGGACGCGGCCGTGGCCCTGGCGAACCTGGCCGGCCAGGCGGCTGCCGTCGGGACCAGCACCCCAACTCAGGACAACCCCACTCAA GGTATCTGCTCTTCTTCTGCCGCCGCTGAACATTCCTCTGACATGGCCGGATCGAGTAGCCTCAGGCCATCTACCAAAAGAGGAACTAGGCAAAGCATGACACAG GCagagaaggaagagaggagaatgcGCAGGGTATTGGCCAACAGGGAGTCGGCGAGGCAGACCATTCGCCGGCGCCAAGCCCTCAGAGATGAGCTCACCAAGAAGGTGGCTTATTTACGACTGGAAAACGACAGCATGAAGCTG GAAAAGGAATTGGCAACGCAAGAGTACCTTTCTCTTAGGGACACAAATGCAATGCTAAAAGAGCAG ATTGCAATCACTGTGAGAGGTGAAATTGACATAAACAGCGCGGCCACGGAGATGGAACCATCAGATCAGCAAACTGCAGCTGGATCCGTGAGGCCACTTTTTGTGCCAGCTTGTGCTTGGTTCCTTCCATTGCCTCATGAAGGTTCTACAGGAATTGGCAGTAGTAGCAGTTTGACACCATGTCAGTCAGCGGCAGAAAATGAGAAGGGACCAAGAGGCGATTTGCAGGTGAAACTGGCAACGACTGAGGACGAACAGTATCAGGATGCTGGCTCCCGTCAGATTCAGACCCCTGATGAAGTCCTTCATAAAGTGGCAACAGCAAGTGCAGCTGCAGCAGaagcaaggaagaggaggaaggagcTCACCAAGCTAAAACACCATTACGCAAGGTAG
- the LOC122000454 gene encoding uncharacterized protein LOC122000454, with protein MPQLDPEFMVYGLAGGDARVGCEPENSPAPVDPELPPDSVVVPVGDFEWADLDVVYERDDSTKGSTNPKAKAQQRQHGNLKPTSTSKRFSGNRQPKPPVIGLPAKIQRQSDPLGQSSRRSTVAPFFPYKPPGDRDRRSSVPGEEPGSPKVSCFGKVRSERERDRQHRQSSDSAGCWSSAGATVSFCREDPDGGAGEEGTTVTKADAVMEPPQLAAMNRFSSRRRPLDFATVVPEGHEEGVQPLHREAAEWALRRSLGSSPETWPKGETAGLVSDLVFDFDRV; from the coding sequence ATGCCGCAGCTCGACCCTGAATTCATGGTGTACGGCCTCGCCGGCGGAGACGCAAGAGTCGGATGCGAGCCCGAGAATTCGCCGGCGCCGGTCGATCCTGAACTCCCGCCTGATTCGGTCGTAGTCCCTGTCGGCGACTTCGAATGGGCCGACCTCGACGTCGTCTACGAGCGGGATGACTCTACCAAGGGGAGCACCAACCCCAAGGCGAAGGCGCAGCAGCGGCAGCACGGCAACCTCAAGCCCACCTCCACCTCCAAACGTTTCTCCGGTAACCGCCAGCCGAAGCCCCCCGTCATCGGCCTCCCGGCCAAGATTCAGCGTCAATCGGACCCCCTCGGACAGAGCAGCCGCCGCTCCACCGTCGCACCCTTCTTCCCTTATAAACCCCCGGGAGATCGAGACCGTAGATCGTCGGTTCCCGGGGAAGAACCCGGTTCGCCCAAGGTTTCCTGCTTCGGAAAAGTTCGATCCGAGAGGGAGAGGGACCGGCAGCACCGGCAATCAAGCGATTCTGCAGGGTGCTGGTCGAGCGCGGGGGCGACGGTCTCATTCTGCCGGGAGGATCCAGATGGCGGCGCCGGTGAGGAGGGGACGACGGTGACGAAGGCGGACGCGGTGATGGAGCCGCCGCAGCTGGCGGCGATGAATCGGTTTTCGTCAAGGCGGCGGCCGTTGGACTTCGCCACGGTTGTCCCGGAGGGCCACGAAGAGGGCGTCCAGCCGTTACACAGGGAGGCGGCGGAGTGGGCCCTTCGAAGGTCGTTGGGATCCTCGCCTGAAACATGGCCGAAGGGAGAAACCGCCGGCCTCGTCTCCGATCTAGTGTTTGACTTTGACCGTGTTTGA
- the LOC122002355 gene encoding uncharacterized protein LOC122002355 isoform X1: METFRRQRSPLADRFLGLFAASSRPNTPAVREELHENAAAFWFGSESNTRDPIRPTFPGPAPLGDKGHRGISRLSSGILAALSEDHQRPHTFLYRKVSFAASPPAARLESTPVASALMIPGMSKPKLDYSRSMPAGKIFQQSAPVNVPATQTSVVPKVKKWWEELDGEGGDDDRDEHEMLPPHEIVARASGNGSPMLTFSVLEGVGRTLKGRDLRRVRNAVLEKTGLGNHSSLQVAKSSILKTASLQHVYDIFLLFVRNIISLVEERAIVFLVNLNLRPPIIFKSMMACKQELLNE; the protein is encoded by the exons ATGGAGACCTTTCGCCGCCAGCGAAGCCCCCTTGCGGATCGTTTCCTAGGCCTCTTTGCTGCCTCCTCGCGGCCCAACACACCCGCCGTGAGGGAGGAGCTCCACGAGAACGCCGCCGCCTTCTGGTTTGGTTCGGAGTCCAACACCCGTGACCCGATCCGCCCCACCTTCCCTGGACCCGCGCCTCTCGGCGACAAGGGACATCGCGGCATCTCCCGCCTGAGTTCCGGCATCCTCGCCGCTCTCTCGGAGGATCATCAGAGGCCGCACACTTTCCTCTATCGAAAGGTTTCCTTTGCTGCTTCCCCGCCCGCCGCGCGCTTGGAGTCGACTCCGGTGGCTTCTGCCCTGATGATCCCCGGGATGTCGAAGCCGAAATTGGATTACTCAAGGTCGATGCCTGCCGGGAAGATCTTCCAGCAGTCAGCTCCAGTCAACGTGCCTGCGACTCAGACCTCGGTGGTGCCCAAGGTAAAAAAATGGTGGGAGGAGCTCGACGGTGAGGGGGGCGACGATGACCGGGATGAGCACGAGATGCTTCCGCCGCACGAGATCGTGGCGAGGGCTTCCGGGAATGGGTCGCCTATGCTCACCTTCTCCGTCCTGGAGGGAGTCGGGCGGACGCTCAAAGGGAGGGATCTGCGCCGAGTTCGCAATGCTGTGCTCGAGAAGACAG gactTGGAAATCACAGTTCTCTGCAGGTGGCTAAGTCTTCCATATTAAAGACTGCATCATTGCAACATGTGTACGATATCTTCTTACTCTTTGTACGCAACATTATCTCTTTGGTTGAAGAAAGAGCTATAGTTTTCCTTGTTAACTTAAACCTACGGCctccaataatttttaaatcaatGATGGCATGCAAACAGGAATTACTTAATGAGTGA
- the LOC122000453 gene encoding uncharacterized protein LOC122000453 isoform X1: protein MDSTSSSASSSPSPSPSPSRYGIVEMELDAAVALANLAGQAAAVGTSTPTQDNPTQGICSSSAAAEHSSDMAGSSSLRPSTKRGTRQSMTQAEKEERRMRRVLANRESARQTIRRRQALRDELTKKVAYLRLENDSMKLRLKSWFLLIFLTILIDHWNWLQEKELATQEYLSLRDTNAMLKEQIAITVRGEIDINSAATEMEPSDQQTAAGSVRPLFVPACAWFLPLPHEGSTGIGSSSSLTPCQSAAENEKGPRGDLQVKLATTEDEQYQDAGSRQIQTPDEVLHKVATASAAAAEARKRRKELTKLKHHYAR, encoded by the exons ATGGACTCCACATCCAGCTCCGCGTCctcttccccttccccttccccttccccgTCACGCTACGGCATAGTGGAGATGGAGCTGGACGCGGCCGTGGCCCTGGCGAACCTGGCCGGCCAGGCGGCTGCCGTCGGGACCAGCACCCCAACTCAGGACAACCCCACTCAA GGTATCTGCTCTTCTTCTGCCGCCGCTGAACATTCCTCTGACATGGCCGGATCGAGTAGCCTCAGGCCATCTACCAAAAGAGGAACTAGGCAAAGCATGACACAG GCagagaaggaagagaggagaatgcGCAGGGTATTGGCCAACAGGGAGTCGGCGAGGCAGACCATTCGCCGGCGCCAAGCCCTCAGAGATGAGCTCACCAAGAAGGTGGCTTATTTACGACTGGAAAACGACAGCATGAAGCTG AGGTTGAAAAGTTGGTTTCTGCTAATTTTTCTGACCATTCTGATTGATCATTGGAATTGGTTGCAGGAAAAGGAATTGGCAACGCAAGAGTACCTTTCTCTTAGGGACACAAATGCAATGCTAAAAGAGCAG ATTGCAATCACTGTGAGAGGTGAAATTGACATAAACAGCGCGGCCACGGAGATGGAACCATCAGATCAGCAAACTGCAGCTGGATCCGTGAGGCCACTTTTTGTGCCAGCTTGTGCTTGGTTCCTTCCATTGCCTCATGAAGGTTCTACAGGAATTGGCAGTAGTAGCAGTTTGACACCATGTCAGTCAGCGGCAGAAAATGAGAAGGGACCAAGAGGCGATTTGCAGGTGAAACTGGCAACGACTGAGGACGAACAGTATCAGGATGCTGGCTCCCGTCAGATTCAGACCCCTGATGAAGTCCTTCATAAAGTGGCAACAGCAAGTGCAGCTGCAGCAGaagcaaggaagaggaggaaggagcTCACCAAGCTAAAACACCATTACGCAAGGTAG
- the LOC122002355 gene encoding uncharacterized protein LOC122002355 isoform X3, with protein sequence METFRRQRSPLADRFLGLFAASSRPNTPAVREELHENAAAFWFGSESNTRDPIRPTFPGPAPLGDKGHRGISRLSSGILAALSEDHQRPHTFLYRKVSFAASPPAARLESTPVASALMIPGMSKPKLDYSRSMPAGKIFQQSAPVNVPATQTSVVPKVKKWWEELDGEGGDDDRDEHEMLPPHEIVARASGNGSPMLTFSVLEGVGRTLKGRDLRRVRNAVLEKTGLGNHSSLQVAKSSILKTASLQHV encoded by the exons ATGGAGACCTTTCGCCGCCAGCGAAGCCCCCTTGCGGATCGTTTCCTAGGCCTCTTTGCTGCCTCCTCGCGGCCCAACACACCCGCCGTGAGGGAGGAGCTCCACGAGAACGCCGCCGCCTTCTGGTTTGGTTCGGAGTCCAACACCCGTGACCCGATCCGCCCCACCTTCCCTGGACCCGCGCCTCTCGGCGACAAGGGACATCGCGGCATCTCCCGCCTGAGTTCCGGCATCCTCGCCGCTCTCTCGGAGGATCATCAGAGGCCGCACACTTTCCTCTATCGAAAGGTTTCCTTTGCTGCTTCCCCGCCCGCCGCGCGCTTGGAGTCGACTCCGGTGGCTTCTGCCCTGATGATCCCCGGGATGTCGAAGCCGAAATTGGATTACTCAAGGTCGATGCCTGCCGGGAAGATCTTCCAGCAGTCAGCTCCAGTCAACGTGCCTGCGACTCAGACCTCGGTGGTGCCCAAGGTAAAAAAATGGTGGGAGGAGCTCGACGGTGAGGGGGGCGACGATGACCGGGATGAGCACGAGATGCTTCCGCCGCACGAGATCGTGGCGAGGGCTTCCGGGAATGGGTCGCCTATGCTCACCTTCTCCGTCCTGGAGGGAGTCGGGCGGACGCTCAAAGGGAGGGATCTGCGCCGAGTTCGCAATGCTGTGCTCGAGAAGACAG gactTGGAAATCACAGTTCTCTGCAGGTGGCTAAGTCTTCCATATTAAAGACTGCATCATTGCAACATGT GTAG
- the LOC122002355 gene encoding uncharacterized protein LOC122002355 isoform X5 codes for METFRRQRSPLADRFLGLFAASSRPNTPAVREELHENAAAFWFGSESNTRDPIRPTFPGPAPLGDKGHRGISRLSSGILAALSEDHQRPHTFLYRKVSFAASPPAARLESTPVASALMIPGMSKPKLDYSRSMPAGKIFQQSAPVNVPATQTSVVPKVKKWWEELDGEGGDDDRDEHEMLPPHEIVARASGNGSPMLTFSVLEGVGRTLKGRDLRRVRNAVLEKTGRDIPRGSAAVVVGGGH; via the exons ATGGAGACCTTTCGCCGCCAGCGAAGCCCCCTTGCGGATCGTTTCCTAGGCCTCTTTGCTGCCTCCTCGCGGCCCAACACACCCGCCGTGAGGGAGGAGCTCCACGAGAACGCCGCCGCCTTCTGGTTTGGTTCGGAGTCCAACACCCGTGACCCGATCCGCCCCACCTTCCCTGGACCCGCGCCTCTCGGCGACAAGGGACATCGCGGCATCTCCCGCCTGAGTTCCGGCATCCTCGCCGCTCTCTCGGAGGATCATCAGAGGCCGCACACTTTCCTCTATCGAAAGGTTTCCTTTGCTGCTTCCCCGCCCGCCGCGCGCTTGGAGTCGACTCCGGTGGCTTCTGCCCTGATGATCCCCGGGATGTCGAAGCCGAAATTGGATTACTCAAGGTCGATGCCTGCCGGGAAGATCTTCCAGCAGTCAGCTCCAGTCAACGTGCCTGCGACTCAGACCTCGGTGGTGCCCAAGGTAAAAAAATGGTGGGAGGAGCTCGACGGTGAGGGGGGCGACGATGACCGGGATGAGCACGAGATGCTTCCGCCGCACGAGATCGTGGCGAGGGCTTCCGGGAATGGGTCGCCTATGCTCACCTTCTCCGTCCTGGAGGGAGTCGGGCGGACGCTCAAAGGGAGGGATCTGCGCCGAGTTCGCAATGCTGTGCTCGAGAAGACAG GTAGGGATATCCCAAGAGGTAGTGCAGCGGTGGTTGTTGGTGGCGGTCATTGA
- the LOC122002355 gene encoding uncharacterized protein LOC122002355 isoform X4, with amino-acid sequence METFRRQRSPLADRFLGLFAASSRPNTPAVREELHENAAAFWFGSESNTRDPIRPTFPGPAPLGDKGHRGISRLSSGILAALSEDHQRPHTFLYRKVSFAASPPAARLESTPVASALMIPGMSKPKLDYSRSMPAGKIFQQSAPVNVPATQTSVVPKVKKWWEELDGEGGDDDRDEHEMLPPHEIVARASGNGSPMLTFSVLEGVGRTLKGRDLRRVRNAVLEKTGGRIPGDTDTLEDKVLWTI; translated from the exons ATGGAGACCTTTCGCCGCCAGCGAAGCCCCCTTGCGGATCGTTTCCTAGGCCTCTTTGCTGCCTCCTCGCGGCCCAACACACCCGCCGTGAGGGAGGAGCTCCACGAGAACGCCGCCGCCTTCTGGTTTGGTTCGGAGTCCAACACCCGTGACCCGATCCGCCCCACCTTCCCTGGACCCGCGCCTCTCGGCGACAAGGGACATCGCGGCATCTCCCGCCTGAGTTCCGGCATCCTCGCCGCTCTCTCGGAGGATCATCAGAGGCCGCACACTTTCCTCTATCGAAAGGTTTCCTTTGCTGCTTCCCCGCCCGCCGCGCGCTTGGAGTCGACTCCGGTGGCTTCTGCCCTGATGATCCCCGGGATGTCGAAGCCGAAATTGGATTACTCAAGGTCGATGCCTGCCGGGAAGATCTTCCAGCAGTCAGCTCCAGTCAACGTGCCTGCGACTCAGACCTCGGTGGTGCCCAAGGTAAAAAAATGGTGGGAGGAGCTCGACGGTGAGGGGGGCGACGATGACCGGGATGAGCACGAGATGCTTCCGCCGCACGAGATCGTGGCGAGGGCTTCCGGGAATGGGTCGCCTATGCTCACCTTCTCCGTCCTGGAGGGAGTCGGGCGGACGCTCAAAGGGAGGGATCTGCGCCGAGTTCGCAATGCTGTGCTCGAGAAGACAG GTGGACGGATTCCTGGTGACACTGATACGCTTGAAGATAAGGTCCTCTGGACAATTTAG
- the LOC122002355 gene encoding uncharacterized protein LOC122002355 isoform X2: protein METFRRQRSPLADRFLGLFAASSRPNTPAVREELHENAAAFWFGSESNTRDPIRPTFPGPAPLGDKGHRGISRLSSGILAALSEDHQRPHTFLYRKVSFAASPPAARLESTPVASALMIPGMSKPKLDYSRSMPAGKIFQQSAPVNVPATQTSVVPKVKKWWEELDGEGGDDDRDEHEMLPPHEIVARASGNGSPMLTFSVLEGVGRTLKGRDLRRVRNAVLEKTGLGNHSSLQVAKSSILKTASLQHVYDIFLLFVGISQEVVQRWLLVAVIDEAFDEILQRASIRRGRQ, encoded by the exons ATGGAGACCTTTCGCCGCCAGCGAAGCCCCCTTGCGGATCGTTTCCTAGGCCTCTTTGCTGCCTCCTCGCGGCCCAACACACCCGCCGTGAGGGAGGAGCTCCACGAGAACGCCGCCGCCTTCTGGTTTGGTTCGGAGTCCAACACCCGTGACCCGATCCGCCCCACCTTCCCTGGACCCGCGCCTCTCGGCGACAAGGGACATCGCGGCATCTCCCGCCTGAGTTCCGGCATCCTCGCCGCTCTCTCGGAGGATCATCAGAGGCCGCACACTTTCCTCTATCGAAAGGTTTCCTTTGCTGCTTCCCCGCCCGCCGCGCGCTTGGAGTCGACTCCGGTGGCTTCTGCCCTGATGATCCCCGGGATGTCGAAGCCGAAATTGGATTACTCAAGGTCGATGCCTGCCGGGAAGATCTTCCAGCAGTCAGCTCCAGTCAACGTGCCTGCGACTCAGACCTCGGTGGTGCCCAAGGTAAAAAAATGGTGGGAGGAGCTCGACGGTGAGGGGGGCGACGATGACCGGGATGAGCACGAGATGCTTCCGCCGCACGAGATCGTGGCGAGGGCTTCCGGGAATGGGTCGCCTATGCTCACCTTCTCCGTCCTGGAGGGAGTCGGGCGGACGCTCAAAGGGAGGGATCTGCGCCGAGTTCGCAATGCTGTGCTCGAGAAGACAG gactTGGAAATCACAGTTCTCTGCAGGTGGCTAAGTCTTCCATATTAAAGACTGCATCATTGCAACATGTGTACGATATCTTCTTACTCTTT GTAGGGATATCCCAAGAGGTAGTGCAGCGGTGGTTGTTGGTGGCGGTCATTGATGAAGCATTTGACGAGATTCTACAGAGGGCATCGATTCGGAGAGGGAGGCAATGA